The Lemur catta isolate mLemCat1 chromosome X, mLemCat1.pri, whole genome shotgun sequence genome has a window encoding:
- the LOC123628208 gene encoding 60S ribosomal protein L36a-like, with amino-acid sequence MFVPKTRRTFCKKCDKHQPHKVTQYKKGRDSVYAQGKWHYDRKQSGYGGQTKLIFWKKAKTTKKIVLRLECVEPNCRSRRMLTSKRCKHFELGGNKKRKGQVIQF; translated from the coding sequence ATGTTCGTTCCTAAAACCCGCAGGACATTCTGTAAGAAATGTGACAAGCATCAACCCCACAAAGTGACACAGTACAAGAAGGGCAGGGATTCTGTATATGCCCAGGGAAAGTGGCATTATGACAGGAAGCAGAGTGGCTATGGTGGGCAGACTAAGCTGATTTTCTGGAAAAAGGCTAAAACTACAAAGAAGATTGTGCTGAGGCTTGAGTGTGTTGAGCCCAATTGCAGATCTAGGAGAATGCTGACTAGTAAGAGATGCAAGCATTTTGAACTGGGAGGAAATAAGAAGAGAAAGGGCCAAGTGATCCAGTTCTaa